The sequence below is a genomic window from Candidatus Hydrogenedentota bacterium.
AGAAGCACTGATAGGGCGAGTCGCCGTATCCGGTGTGTCCAAGCGGCAGAACCTGCCAAACGCGCTGACCGTACTTTGCGAGGAAGTCGGCAAAACGATAGGCCTCGCTTCCCAGGTCACCGATTCCGAATCGGCCCGGTAACGAGGTCGGGTGCAACAGAAGACCGCTACAACGTTTAGTTTTCACGCCTGCGATTGTATATGGCAAGCGCCCCCCGTTTGCAAGCGGAAGGTTTCATGTCGCGAGTTGGAGGTTGCTTACAGTCAGGCAAGACTGCTTCTTCGTTCTATTTCGCTGTAGTGTGCATATGGCACCTCATGCGACTAAGATAGAGGAGACGAACGAGGAGATCCCCTATGTATATGAATCGCCGGGAATGGTTGCGGGTCGCTGGGGTTGCGGCGGGGAGTGGCTTGTGGGCGAGTGTGGCGCGCGGCCAGGATGCGGCTGGCGCGGCGGCGAAGCGTCCGAACGTGGTCTTTATCCTTGCGGATGACTTGGGGTATGGCGATCTCGGATGCTACGGCCAAAAAGTAATTCAAACACCGCGGCTGGATCAGATGGCGGCGGAGGGCGTGCGGTTTACGCAAGCGTACGCGGGGAGCACGGTGTGCGCGCCGTCGCGGTGTTCGTTGATGACCGGGTACCACTGCGGGCACGCGTGGATACGCGGAAACGGAAGGCAATCCCTGCGCCCAGAGGACGTGACTATCCCCGAACTGATGAAGCGGGCGGGGTACGCAACGGCGCTGATTGGCAAGTGGGGCTTGGGCGAACCGGATACGACGGGGTCGCCCATCAAGAAAGGCTTCGACTATTTCTTCGGTTACACGGACCAGGGTCACGCGCACAATTACTACCCGGACTTTTTGTGGCGCGGCGAGGAGCGGGTGCCCATTGAGGGCAACGTGCAGAGTCCGACAAAAAAAGGTGTTGCCGTCGAGCGGAAACAGTATTCACACGACCTGTTTATCGAAGAGGGCTTGAGTTGGATCGAAGCGCACAAAGCAGAACCGTTCTTTCTGTATCTCGCACTGACGATACCGCACGCGAATAACGAACGCGGGCGCGCGGAAGGCGACGGTATGGAGGTGCCGGACTACGGGCTGTACGCGGACAAGGCGTGGCCGAAACCGGAGCAAGGGCGAGCCGCGATGATCACGCGGATGGACCGCGATGTGGGGCGTGTTCTGGATCGGTTGCGCGACTTGGGCATCGCGGAGAACACCATCGTGTTTTTCACGAGCGACAACGGTCCGCACCGGGAAGGCGGATCGGATGCCGACTTCAATGACAGCAACGGGCCGGTGCGCGGCTACAAGCGCGACCTTACGGACGGAGGCATCCGTGAACCGATGCTGGCGTGGTGGCCGGGGACGTTGAAGCCGGGCGCGGTAAGCGAGCAGGTGTGGGCGTTTTGGGACGTGATGCCGACGCTTGCCGAATTGGCGGGCGTGGAACCGCCGAAAGGGATCGACGGGATATCCATTGTGCCGACATTGAAAGCAAACGGCGTGAAACCGGAGTTGGTGGAGCAGCCGCAGCATGAGTTTCTGTATTGGGAATTTCATGAGGGAGGCTTCGATTGCGCGGTGCGGTACGGTGACTGGAAAGGCATCCGCAATGGGCTTCACGGGCCGCTTGAGCTGTACAACATTAAAGACGACATCGGGGAAACGAAGGACGTGGCCGCGGACCACCCAGACATTGTCGCGAAGATCGAGGAGTATCTGAAGACCGCGCGCACAGAGAACGAATTCTGGGTGCCGAAGTAGGGGCGGCGAGAAAGCGGGCGCATTGGCGCAGAATCGAGGGACCATGGCGGTCGAAAAAGCGGAACGCTTGGCGGTATTGATCGACGCGGACAATACGCAGAGTTCGATTATCGAAGGATTGCTGGCGGAGATTGCGAAGTACGGCGTGGCCAGCGTGAAACGCATCTATGGGGATTGGACGTTACCCGCGTTGAAAGGCTGGAAAGAGGTGCTCCTGGAGCACTCCATTCAGCCGATTCAGCAATTCGGGTACACGCGCGGGAAGAACGCCACCGACAGCGCGATGATTATCGACGCGATGGACCTGCTGTACACGGGAAAGTTTACGGGGTTCTGCCTCGTGTCGAGCGACAGCGATTTCACGAGGCTGGCATCACGTATCCGGGAGTCGGGTTTGCTTGTGTACGGGTTTGGCGAGAAGAAGACACCGGCGGCCTTCGTGTCGGCGTGCGACAAGTTCATTTACACCGAAGTGCTGCGCGCGAAGATTAACGAGAACGACGCGATTGCGCGGAAGTCGGCTTCCGAGTTGAAGCAAGACACGAAGTTGGTCCGTTTGATTCGCAACGCGGTCGAATCGTCATCGGACGAAGTCGGTTGGGCGCACCTCGCCAATGTGGGCAGCAACATCGCAAAACAGTCGCCGGAGTTTGACCCGCGCAACTACGGGTACGCCAAACTCAGCGAGTTGATCAACGCCATCAAGCTGTTCGACATCGAGGAACGGCAAGTCGGCGAAGGGCGCGGAAAGGCGATTTACCTGAGGGACAAGCGGAAGAAGGAGTGAGGGGTGCATCAGCAAGCGATGCGAAAACGCTAAGTTAAGAGGAGACCTGACGGTCGTAAGAGTGGCGCGGTCAGGAAACCGCGCCACAGCAGGAGACGTCGTATTTTCGTACCGCTCCCCCAAAAAACAGCTTCATCTAAACAATATTTGGAACTCGCTTTGGATTGTCATGCTGAGCGGCAGCGAAGCATCTGGCGCCGGAATGAGCCGATCTTACGCCAGATCCCTCGCTTCGCTCGGGATGACAGTTTAACTGCCTTGCGACACAGCTCTCTTCGTGCCGTGATTCTTCCCCAGTGGGCAACACGCGCATTCGACGTTGCACTTAAAGGCTCAGGAGTACTTGAGCCGAGGCAAGAATGTCAACCGCCACGAAGTACGATGCCGGATAGAGTTAGTTCTCTCCCGATTCATCGATGATTCGGACATAGCCGTGCCGTTTCGCTAAAGTTGCTCTCCGCTACACATCGCATATCCGAACCGCTTGGGTCAGCGACGGGATCGGGTCTTTCGCCGGGATGAATTCTTGGGCGAGGTAGCCGGTGAAGCCGGTAGCGACGATGGCTTCGCAGATGCGGCGGTAGTTAAGTTCCTGGGTGGCGTCGATTTCGTGGCGTCCGGGAACGCCGCCGGTGTGGTAGTGGGCGATGTATTGGTGGTTCGCTTCGATGGTGGCGATGACGTCGCCTTCCATAATCTGCATGTGGTAGATGTCGTAGAGAAGTTTGAAGCGGTCAGAGCCGACTTCTTTGCACAATTCCACGCCCCATGCGGTGTGGTCGCATTGGTAGTCTTTGTGGTCGCGCTTGCTGTTGAGCAGTTCCATGCAAATGTTGATGCCCAACTTCTCTGCCGTCGGCATGATGCGCTTCAGCCCTTTGGCGCAGTTCTTGATTCCTTCTTTGTCGCTCAAGCCGCGGCGATTGCCGGACAAAGCGATCATGTTGGGAACACCCGCGGCGACGGCGAGCGGCAGTAGGCGCTCTGATTCATCCACGTACTTGTCGTGATTCTTCGGGTCGTTCCACCCGTCGGTAAGACCGCTGGGGCCGTTGGCCATCGCGCAGACGAGTCCGTAGTTCTTGACCGTGGCCCAGTCGCTTTCGCCGAGCAGATCGATTCCCTTGAGACCGATGGCCGCCCCTGCTTTGCACAGTTCGTCCAGGGGGATCTTCGAATAGCACCATTTGCAGGCGGACTGTTTCAGGTTGCCCTTCACGGGGCCATCGGCGGGCGCGGCGGCATCTTGCGCGCTGGCTACAAGCGATCCGGCGACGGTTCCTGCGAGAACGGACATGGCAGTACGACGAGTAATCGCGGGCGGCATAGGAAGTCTCCTTGTTGTCGTGTGAACGTATTGTGACAGATGGCGGGGGTGGGGTCCAGTTGGGGAGGGACCCATGGGACCTATGGGTCCTATGGGGCGCGGTTCTTGACATAGACATGGGTGTAGTGCCACGCTTCAGTACGTTGGGGGCAGTTTGGGGCTGGCTGATTTCAGCCGGGGCGTGTGTTTGGTTGCACATTTGTCGCGGAGAACGCCGTTGTGACGCATGGTTCAATGGAACGTTCCGATCGCTTGCGCGCGCTGCTCGCGGACCACACGGTAGCCATGCCCGGCGCGATCAACGCGCTGAGCGCGCGCCTGATCGAGCAAGAAGGGTTCGAGGCGATTTACCTATCCGGGGCGGTGTTGGCCAACAGTGTGGGCGGCGTGCCGGATGTCGGGTTGATGACCCTTTCGGAGTCGGTGGCGCATTGCGCGGCCATCGCGAATTCGACAAGTCTGCCGATCATTGCCGACGCGGACACGGGGTATGGCGGGCCCGAAAACGCCGCGCGCACGGTGCGTTTGCTGGAGGCGGCGGGCGTCAGCGGGATTCATCTGGAGGACCAGAATTTTCCAAAGCGTTGCGGCCACCTCGATGGCAAGTCTCTTGTGTCGATGGAGGAATTCTGTGAGAAGATTGCCGCGGCAGCAGAAGCCAAGACAAGCGACGACTTCCTGCTGTTGGCACGCACGGATGCGCGCGGGGTGACAAGTTACGACGACGCGGTGAAGCGCGCACACGCCTATCTGGAGGCGGGGGCCGATGGCATTTTTCCCGAGGCGCTGCAGGGCGCGGAGGAGTTTGCGCGGTTCGCGCAGGACGTCGACACCATTTTGCTGGCGAACATGACGGAGTTTGGAAAGACGCCGTACCTCAGTGTGGATGAATTCTCGGAAATGGGGTATAACATCGTGATCTTCCCGGTGACCTTGCAGCGGATTGCTATGAAGGCTATGCAATCGGCGCTACAGGAGTTGAGGGAAGTGGGTACGCAGCGCGACATGCTGGATCTGATGCAGACACGGCAAGAGCTGTACGAGTTGCTCGACTACGACGTGTAATCGCAAGCCGCGGTTCGTGCGCCGCGGATACGATAGTTGGCCCGGAGCAAGGCTGGGCGCCTGGTGCAAATCGCAATTCAAGGAGGGTGGGTTCATGTCCCAGGAGAATTTCAAGCCTGGACTGGAAGGAGTCATTGCGGGCGATACGGAAGTGGCGTGCGTCGATCAGGGTGTGCTTCTGTATCGCGGATATGCCATCGAGGACTTGGCTGAACACGCCACGTTCGAAGAAGTGGCGCATTTGCTGCTGTACGGGGAATTGCCGGATCAGATTCAACTTGACGTGTTGAAAGCCGTTGTGGAGGAAGCGCATACGCTTTCGAAACCGGTTGTCGATGCGCTTCGGCTGATTCCACACGATGTGCCGATGATGGATGTGCTGCGCTCCATGGTGTCGTTTGCAGGGCATTACGACCCCGTCAAGGGAGACAGCACGCCCGCGATGTATCAACGGGCCCTGTGGTTGATTGGGCAGACGGCGGCCATCATCTCGGCGCGGTACCGTTTGATCAACGGTAAGGAACCCATCGAGACGATGTGCGGCCTGTCGCACGCGGCACAAATCCTGTACCAGGCTCATGGTGTCGTGCCCGATGCGTTATCGGCGCACTTGCTTGACTTGACGCTTGTGCTCTACGCCGAACACGAATTTAACGCGAGCACGTTCACGTGCCGAGTGATTTGTTCGACGATGTCAGACATGGTTTCCGGTGTTACGGGGGCCATAGGCGCGCTTAAGGGGCCGCTTCACGGCGGGGCCAACGAAGCGGCGATGGAGATGCTGAAGCAATTCAAGACCGCGGATGAAGCGAAGGCTTGGATCGCGAATGCGCTGGCCACCAAGCAGAAAGTGATGGGATTCGGCCATCGCGTCTACAAACACGGCGACCACCGGGCGCGCATTCTGGAGCGCGAACTGCGCAAACTTGCGGAGAGCAAGGGCGAACAACGCTGGATGGACATCTATGATGCCATCAAGGATCCGATGGTGAATGAGAAGAACATCATGCCGAATGTGGACTACCCGTGCGGACTGACCTATTTCCTTCTGGGACTTCCGCTCGATTTGTATACGCCGCTATTTGTCGCGTCGCGGGTTACGGGTTGGTGCGCCCACTTTATTGAACAGGCCATGAATAACCGCATTTACCGGCCGTTGAGCCGATATACGGGTCCTGCTTTGCGTCCGGTGAAGCCGCTTGCAGAGCGCGGCTAGCCCCGGCTTTCTCGAGACTTCGTAAAACAAGACAAAGGCGCCCGGCAGGTAAGTCTCCGGGCGCCTTCTTAGATTAGATGGAAGCGCTTGGTTCCAGGGAAGCGCTGTCAGCGAAATGGGTGTCGGCAACATCGTAGGCCGGCGATGCGATAATCAGCGATTCCAGTTCGCCTTGGGCGTAATGCCTGGCTCCAGGCTTAATCCAAACGCAATCGCCCGCCTCGACTTGTACGGGTTCTCCGTCGATGAACAGAATGCCCGAGCCGTGCAATACGTAATAATACTCGTGCGTGTGTTCGTGCCAGTGCTCACGGGCGTCGTGAATACTAAGATGAGTGACGCTTACGGGGACGCCGTCGTCTTTCTTGAACAAGCGCCTTCGGAAGCCGCACGTACTCCGCTCGGACGGGACCGAGTCCGCTGTCCTCATCTCGTAGCGTGGCGTTCCCATGCCTATTTGGTGCTTGCGCCTAGTTTCCGTGCAAGATCGAGTTCACGGTAGTTTGCAGATCCGATGCGTCGGTATTGCCGTCACCGTTTGCGTCTGGGTTAATCCGCGGATCTATCGTCCCGAGCACCGCAGCAACAACCGCCTGCAGATCCACGGAGTTGATCTTGCCGTCCTTGTTGGCATCCGATTTTGCAGCCTCTCCGATGGTAACCATCGGCGATTGGTACGCAATGCCGCGCAGGTATTCGTAACCCGTCACGGTGTAGCCTACGGGAATTGTCGTGGGCAAGACGGTGAAGTACCAGAGTTCACCCGGTTTCGTTGCGGTATTCGGCACGGTCAGTTGGTTGTTGAACGCGGGTATGTGGGCGTTGTTCTTGTACCAAAGGATCGTGCTTGGTCCTTCAGGCTGAGTCGGGTGCACATAATCATAGCTGCCGTACAGGTTATCGCCGTCGGCGGGTTCCGTGGGCAGCAACGTCAGATTCTCCGCAATCGGCGCCACGTCGTCTTCGGTGAGGTAGATGTAGACAATTTGACTGGCGATAGTTGCGCCAACGGTTGCGGTAAATACGACTTCATGAACTTCGGCGGAAGCGCCGTCGGTATCCCAAATGAAAGCGCCCGTAGTGGTGTTGAAGGAGGCGCCGCCGGGAGTTCCATTCGCCCCATAGGTGGGCGTGCCCCCAATGCTAGAAGTGGCGTGAACCGTGAATTGGACCGTATCTCCGACACTCGCATATTGAATGGGAATTGGGTCGATCTGAACGGCAATGGGTTGAGTCAACTCCGAGAGATTCGAGGCCACTTCCTCGGGTTTCTTAACGTTGTCAACGAGGTCTTTGGCGAGCAACGGGAGGCCCCGGCCATCGGATATGCCGACGATGGCGTTCTTGACGGTTAGCGCCCCATATGTCATTCGAATATGCCCGCTATAGAAGAGTTCACACTGCACGGTGTTGCCGTAGTTCTGCCCGGGAATCGTTGTGCCAGTTCCAGTAAAAGCGGGAACGTTTTCAAACGTGACAACCATTCGGTCGTCCAGGAAGCGGCCCCAGACTTGTCCTCCCGCAGTCGGGTTCAGATCAGAGAACAGGAACGAGATTCGAGGCCACTCGAAGTGCTTTTCGTAGGTTGTGGGATAGTTCGGGTCGCTGAAGATGGCGTAACGATCCACGATTGCCGTAATGCACCCATTGGCGCTGACGGTCAGCTCCGTCAGCAGGTTCCCGAAGAACGGGAAAGGTGCGTCGGGTGAGAAGGAGACGGATCCGTCATCCGTCAACGGCAGGTTGAAGATGTTCTCTTTCGCGATAGGCAGGGTCGCGGCGTCTGTGATGGTGGCTTCGTACGTCGGGTAGTTGAAGTAGTCCTCCGGGCGAAAGGATGCATACCCCTGCAGAAGACTGCCCGTGGGTGCGATAAGAATCTGACGATAGGAAAGATCGGTCCCGTTGGTGTAGTTTTCGCTGAGGTAATCGATGTCTTGCCCGACATATACCCGTGCGTAGAGCGGTTCGTTTTCCGGGTCTGAACCTGTCAGCGGAAAGATCCCATAAAACAGTTGAGTGCCGGATGCGAAATTCCCGTCTACGTACTTGGTCTGGCCTAACACGAGGTCGGTTACGACCGTGCCGTCTGCGTCATGATTTGGGAAATGAAGTGTATTCCTGACGACCCTTACGCCTGTGAAGTCGCCGAAATCCGGGTTTTCCCACGTCAGCACAACCTTGTTGGATCGCTCACTGGAGCCTTGAGCGCGGAGATTCCGAAGGTAACCTTCGGGGATCAGGATCTCCGTTGCAAACAATGCTCGCTTGACATTCTGTGCGTCCAGAGCGAGATTCTCCGCGGCTTGCAGCAAAGCTAGACCGAATTCGGGGTAGTCAGACGATTCGTTCAAGAGATTGGTCTGAACTTCGTAAACCAAATCCGATGCCGCGTCGATACCTAACCCCGTGACCGAAAAGCCATTGAAATCATCACCATCGGTTAGCAGATAGCAGAGCTTGTTGCCCACGCCGCTATTGTGATGGACTCCCCCGTTATCATCTACGCCGTAGAACCAGCCACTGCCCAAGTACCTGTCGGGCATCCGGTAAGAGTCTCCGTCCAGAAAGTTCGCGACCACGGGAGGATTCTTCATAGATCGAATTGCCCCACCGTAATAACCGGAACCGAACGGAATGTCTTCTCCCATCCACCATTTGGCGGCAGGGGTGTCATCGCCATAGATGTCTGTTGCAGTGTTCGACTGATCGACCCATTCCCCCCACATGTCGGAAATGGACTCGTTAATCGCGCCGGACTCATTTGCGTATATAAGGTCAGACGTATAGTCCGTGACGCCGTGCGTGAGTTCATGCGCGACAACGTCATCTACAACGAAGTCCTTGCCAAAGATCATCGCTTTTGCCGAACTGCTCCAGCCGGCATTCCGATAGGGGCAATAATAGATCGAAGGACAATAGCGAACGGTCGCAACCATGGTCATGCCTGCGTCGTCGATGCTGTCACGTCCATTTATGGCCTGGTAAAAATCATAGGTGTCGCCGTAGTAGTCGTATGCTAAATCCACATCCGCAATGCCTGTGGCCGACTGGCTTTCCTGGCGGGCGAGCGTGCCGGAAGAAGTGCTGTGGGCGTCGTAAATGCGCCGAAACTTGGCATTGTGAATCAACGACCATTTGAACGCGACCAACCCGCTATGTGCGTCGACAAGCACACGTTCGCTCACTCCGATGGGAGTGCTGTCGACAACCACAGACCACACCAAGCGCACGGGCCCGAGATTGCCAATTATGGTTGGGGCGTAGATCATCAGTTCCGGAGTCGAGGTGGTGTATTGGAATTCCGGATTCTCCAATTTCAGGACGGCAATCGCCGCTTGGGATGCCGCATTCGCGGTAATCGTCGGAGTGGTCGATAAAGAGCCCGAATAAAGGCTCGGGGCTTCGCGCATGATATCGCTGTTGACACAGACGACATCTTTCGCCGCGTTCAACTGCACGATTGCGCTGGCTCCCAGTACCTTGATGCCCTTGAAGGTCTGTCCCACGCGCACGTAGGTACGCCCGTCTTTTGATGTGATGCGGGTGGTGGTGAGGCCAACGTTAGGGTTGAGAACTCCAAATGCCTTGGCGTTTTCGTTGATAAACGCTTTGGCGACGGCGTCAGCCGATCCGGCATTCTTTGCGGCGACCGATGGGGCAAAGGAAGCGCCGGACGGGGCTCCCATAAAGCGGAGGTAGCCTTCCGCGGAGTATAGAGTCGTCGCCGATTCAATATTCGCTCCGCCCTGGAGGGTCTTCAGGGCCTTCATGGCGTCGGGAGGGATTGGCTGCTGAGCGGCAGCAGTCCCAGCGACAACAATGAATACCCCAAGAACGATTACAAGAAGCGCCAATCGGGCTCGCATGGGATCTCCCTCCATCCTGCCAAGAGCGCGCGCGTAGGATGAAATCACCCTTGCCTCAACTCAACACTTGCGCACCTGTCCGGCAGGCTGTCCCCTGATTCGGATGCACTTTTAAGTAACTATCGGGATAGGCTTTACGTCACCCATACCCGTTTGAGAGAACCACAACGCCAGAATTCAAGAGTATCGTCAGAACCACCATATCGGTTCACCATTTCAGAGTACTCAGGGAGTGAGGAGCTTGTCAAGGAAAATTGCGTCTAGGCATATGATTAAATTGCGTTTTATGAAAAAACAATTCCAAACTGCCAGAGGTCTTCTTATAGCTATCTTCGGCTAACGATCACGCGAAACAGATTGCGCAAGTTACACAACCCCGTTGCTTCTAGGAATGACACGCCAAGTATCATAGAGATCACGCATGCGCCTAATGAAGTTGCGAGGGGCGCAGATTCGAATGCCGACGTTTGCCGCAGAGCAAGGCAGCCAGCGCCTAACGCAAGCGCGAGCAGACCGGATGCACAGGCGGCTCGGATGGGAATTCTGGGGGTAAGGAGTCGCCACACCGACCGTGTAGTCCAAGCGGCGGCGAGGCCGTGGGACAGGACCGTGGAGAGTGCGGCCCCGGCGATTCCCATACTCCAGATGAGTGGGATGGCCAGCAGCGTGTTGGTGAGGAGGGCCGCGACGATGGCCCAGCACGCGTCGCGCGCGGCCTCGACTCCGGCAAGGACATGCAGGTTCAGGAAGGTAACGAAGAAGAACAAGCTGCCAATGGCAAGAATGTTGAAGGCAAGCGGGGCTTGAAGCACGTCACCTCTAAAAAGCACCGTCATGAACACGTCGGAGAAGCAGGCGAGGAATACACCCATTGGCAGCATGAGCGCAACGGCGGCTTCGTACATGCGGGAAAGGCCATCGGCCAGTAAATCGCGCTCGTTGCGGAGCCAGAGTGTGCGTACCATCGGGAGAAATGGCTGCGCGCCCGCCATCATGAGCGTGTACAAGATAGTCACGGTGGGCACGGCGACCTGGTAGGCGGCGACTCCGCGGAAGTCGTGGGTGATTAGTGTGAGCATGAGGGTATCGATGTTGGCAAAGAGGACCACGCCACCAAAGGCGATGCTCAAATATTTCCCGTGGCTGAAGGATTCCCGCAGAAGGTCGGGCCGCCATGTGGACGGTGCGCGCAGCAATGGACGGTATGAAGCGAGAATTGCCGCGAATTGGAGCGCAATTGCCGCGACTGCACCGAGCACATAAGCCGGGGCAACGGCGGCGAGGCCCGCCCCCCAGTTCAGAAAGACCACCACCGTTCCTACGCAGACAACGGAGCGAATCAAGTCAGCCGCGTTGCGCCATGCGATGAACTGCAGCCCCAGAAGGGTTTGCTGCCCGACCTTGAAGAGGATAACGATACATGCGTGCAGGGCGAGGATGCGAAGGGTGAATACTCCCGCGGTGTTTTCCAAGGCCCACTGGGCGATGGGGCCCGCAAACACCCACACTTGTGCGGCGAGCGCGATGGCGACCAGACCTTGCGGGACGAGTGACCCCAGGAGCAGGGCCTTCATGGAGCGGTAGTCGCGAGCCTCGCGGAATTGCGTCACGTTGGGCGTGAGACCTGGATCGAAGCCGAAGGAAAAGAGCGGCTGAAGAATGGAGAAGAACGAGAAGGCCGCGTAGAAGAGTCCGAATTCCTCGTGGGAAAGCCTTCCATAGAGCACGACGCGCAGTACATAGAACAAGATTCCGCAGAGTACCGCCGCGGCCACGGACGAAACGGTGTG
It includes:
- a CDS encoding M4 family metallopeptidase, translated to MRARLALLVIVLGVFIVVAGTAAAQQPIPPDAMKALKTLQGGANIESATTLYSAEGYLRFMGAPSGASFAPSVAAKNAGSADAVAKAFINENAKAFGVLNPNVGLTTTRITSKDGRTYVRVGQTFKGIKVLGASAIVQLNAAKDVVCVNSDIMREAPSLYSGSLSTTPTITANAASQAAIAVLKLENPEFQYTTSTPELMIYAPTIIGNLGPVRLVWSVVVDSTPIGVSERVLVDAHSGLVAFKWSLIHNAKFRRIYDAHSTSSGTLARQESQSATGIADVDLAYDYYGDTYDFYQAINGRDSIDDAGMTMVATVRYCPSIYYCPYRNAGWSSSAKAMIFGKDFVVDDVVAHELTHGVTDYTSDLIYANESGAINESISDMWGEWVDQSNTATDIYGDDTPAAKWWMGEDIPFGSGYYGGAIRSMKNPPVVANFLDGDSYRMPDRYLGSGWFYGVDDNGGVHHNSGVGNKLCYLLTDGDDFNGFSVTGLGIDAASDLVYEVQTNLLNESSDYPEFGLALLQAAENLALDAQNVKRALFATEILIPEGYLRNLRAQGSSERSNKVVLTWENPDFGDFTGVRVVRNTLHFPNHDADGTVVTDLVLGQTKYVDGNFASGTQLFYGIFPLTGSDPENEPLYARVYVGQDIDYLSENYTNGTDLSYRQILIAPTGSLLQGYASFRPEDYFNYPTYEATITDAATLPIAKENIFNLPLTDDGSVSFSPDAPFPFFGNLLTELTVSANGCITAIVDRYAIFSDPNYPTTYEKHFEWPRISFLFSDLNPTAGGQVWGRFLDDRMVVTFENVPAFTGTGTTIPGQNYGNTVQCELFYSGHIRMTYGALTVKNAIVGISDGRGLPLLAKDLVDNVKKPEEVASNLSELTQPIAVQIDPIPIQYASVGDTVQFTVHATSSIGGTPTYGANGTPGGASFNTTTGAFIWDTDGASAEVHEVVFTATVGATIASQIVYIYLTEDDVAPIAENLTLLPTEPADGDNLYGSYDYVHPTQPEGPSTILWYKNNAHIPAFNNQLTVPNTATKPGELWYFTVLPTTIPVGYTVTGYEYLRGIAYQSPMVTIGEAAKSDANKDGKINSVDLQAVVAAVLGTIDPRINPDANGDGNTDASDLQTTVNSILHGN
- a CDS encoding oligosaccharide flippase family protein, giving the protein MSYARQYLYHTVSSVAAAVLCGILFYVLRVVLYGRLSHEEFGLFYAAFSFFSILQPLFSFGFDPGLTPNVTQFREARDYRSMKALLLGSLVPQGLVAIALAAQVWVFAGPIAQWALENTAGVFTLRILALHACIVILFKVGQQTLLGLQFIAWRNAADLIRSVVCVGTVVVFLNWGAGLAAVAPAYVLGAVAAIALQFAAILASYRPLLRAPSTWRPDLLRESFSHGKYLSIAFGGVVLFANIDTLMLTLITHDFRGVAAYQVAVPTVTILYTLMMAGAQPFLPMVRTLWLRNERDLLADGLSRMYEAAVALMLPMGVFLACFSDVFMTVLFRGDVLQAPLAFNILAIGSLFFFVTFLNLHVLAGVEAARDACWAIVAALLTNTLLAIPLIWSMGIAGAALSTVLSHGLAAAWTTRSVWRLLTPRIPIRAACASGLLALALGAGCLALRQTSAFESAPLATSLGACVISMILGVSFLEATGLCNLRNLFRVIVSRR
- a CDS encoding arylsulfatase; this encodes MNRREWLRVAGVAAGSGLWASVARGQDAAGAAAKRPNVVFILADDLGYGDLGCYGQKVIQTPRLDQMAAEGVRFTQAYAGSTVCAPSRCSLMTGYHCGHAWIRGNGRQSLRPEDVTIPELMKRAGYATALIGKWGLGEPDTTGSPIKKGFDYFFGYTDQGHAHNYYPDFLWRGEERVPIEGNVQSPTKKGVAVERKQYSHDLFIEEGLSWIEAHKAEPFFLYLALTIPHANNERGRAEGDGMEVPDYGLYADKAWPKPEQGRAAMITRMDRDVGRVLDRLRDLGIAENTIVFFTSDNGPHREGGSDADFNDSNGPVRGYKRDLTDGGIREPMLAWWPGTLKPGAVSEQVWAFWDVMPTLAELAGVEPPKGIDGISIVPTLKANGVKPELVEQPQHEFLYWEFHEGGFDCAVRYGDWKGIRNGLHGPLELYNIKDDIGETKDVAADHPDIVAKIEEYLKTARTENEFWVPK
- a CDS encoding cupin domain-containing protein, whose amino-acid sequence is MRTADSVPSERSTCGFRRRLFKKDDGVPVSVTHLSIHDAREHWHEHTHEYYYVLHGSGILFIDGEPVQVEAGDCVWIKPGARHYAQGELESLIIASPAYDVADTHFADSASLEPSASI
- a CDS encoding bifunctional 2-methylcitrate synthase/citrate synthase (catalyzes the formation of citrate from acetyl-CoA and oxaloacetate) encodes the protein MSQENFKPGLEGVIAGDTEVACVDQGVLLYRGYAIEDLAEHATFEEVAHLLLYGELPDQIQLDVLKAVVEEAHTLSKPVVDALRLIPHDVPMMDVLRSMVSFAGHYDPVKGDSTPAMYQRALWLIGQTAAIISARYRLINGKEPIETMCGLSHAAQILYQAHGVVPDALSAHLLDLTLVLYAEHEFNASTFTCRVICSTMSDMVSGVTGAIGALKGPLHGGANEAAMEMLKQFKTADEAKAWIANALATKQKVMGFGHRVYKHGDHRARILERELRKLAESKGEQRWMDIYDAIKDPMVNEKNIMPNVDYPCGLTYFLLGLPLDLYTPLFVASRVTGWCAHFIEQAMNNRIYRPLSRYTGPALRPVKPLAERG
- the prpB gene encoding methylisocitrate lyase, translating into MERSDRLRALLADHTVAMPGAINALSARLIEQEGFEAIYLSGAVLANSVGGVPDVGLMTLSESVAHCAAIANSTSLPIIADADTGYGGPENAARTVRLLEAAGVSGIHLEDQNFPKRCGHLDGKSLVSMEEFCEKIAAAAEAKTSDDFLLLARTDARGVTSYDDAVKRAHAYLEAGADGIFPEALQGAEEFARFAQDVDTILLANMTEFGKTPYLSVDEFSEMGYNIVIFPVTLQRIAMKAMQSALQELREVGTQRDMLDLMQTRQELYELLDYDV
- a CDS encoding TIM barrel protein, whose amino-acid sequence is MPPAITRRTAMSVLAGTVAGSLVASAQDAAAPADGPVKGNLKQSACKWCYSKIPLDELCKAGAAIGLKGIDLLGESDWATVKNYGLVCAMANGPSGLTDGWNDPKNHDKYVDESERLLPLAVAAGVPNMIALSGNRRGLSDKEGIKNCAKGLKRIMPTAEKLGINICMELLNSKRDHKDYQCDHTAWGVELCKEVGSDRFKLLYDIYHMQIMEGDVIATIEANHQYIAHYHTGGVPGRHEIDATQELNYRRICEAIVATGFTGYLAQEFIPAKDPIPSLTQAVRICDV
- a CDS encoding NYN domain-containing protein; protein product: MAVEKAERLAVLIDADNTQSSIIEGLLAEIAKYGVASVKRIYGDWTLPALKGWKEVLLEHSIQPIQQFGYTRGKNATDSAMIIDAMDLLYTGKFTGFCLVSSDSDFTRLASRIRESGLLVYGFGEKKTPAAFVSACDKFIYTEVLRAKINENDAIARKSASELKQDTKLVRLIRNAVESSSDEVGWAHLANVGSNIAKQSPEFDPRNYGYAKLSELINAIKLFDIEERQVGEGRGKAIYLRDKRKKE